The DNA region ATGAAGATCACGGAGTTCGTCCTCTGCCAAGTGGGTGTATTGAGGATGTGGGAGGGCAACCACCCTCGCAGCCAGGCATCGCCGTGCATCTCGGAGCAGCTGTGCATGTCGTTGCACATGTTGGGCACGATGAGCTCGAAGCTCGCTGCCGAGGGGTCAAAGCTTCGGAAGTCCGTGATGTGCTGGAGGCAGCTGGACCTATCTCCGGAGACGTCCGCAAACGAGATGGCAGGCTCATGCGAGCGCACGTACAGCCCCGGCTCATCATCCGGATCGTGATAGAAGGGCGCCCTGCCGCAGACGGGAGCGCCCGTCCTGGGGTCGCGCACTCGCACGTTCTCGGCGAACACGCGCCACGTCCTGCCAGAGGCCTCCAGCTCATCCCCCAGGTGGGGAGCCTGGAACGTGTAGTCGAGGTCGTTATGCACCCCCTGGGTGGAGCCCGACCACAGCGCCAGGTAGTTGGGCTCCGAGGGGTGGGCCACGGCGTAGTAGTTCACCGCGAGGCCGTAGTGGGCCGCCAGCGAGTTGAGGTACGGCAGCTTGGGGTTCCCGATGATATCGTGGAGGTTCCTGTTCTCGAAGACTATCAGGTACACGTGGCTGAAGCGGGGGATGTGGCCTCCGGGGCGTGGGACGACCTCAGCCCTTGCGGCGTCATAGCCTATCTCCCAACCGTCGGCGCGTATCGCCACCGCCGCGAAGCGATGCTCCCCGCCCAAGGCCCCCTCCGGGTGCCAGCACAGGATGAACCTGCCCTCTGGATCCCTCTGGTCCGACACGCCGACCGTGCGCCCGTCCACCTCGAAGCGCACCTCGTACGTGCCCTGTGGCGCCCTCACCTCCAGCGGGGCGCCCTCGAGGTACCTCCCCGCCGAGGGATTAACCCACGCCAGCACCTTCTCCTGGCCTGGCCACAGCAGCCAGAGGGACGCCACCGCGCCAACCACCACCACGCAAGCCACAAGCAACCATCGCCAGATCCTCATATGCCACCACCCAGCACAACATCGCCTCGGCCAGAAAGCGCCTTCCAGCTCTTTAATGCGTCCGAAGCTCGTATAGTTCCCAGATTGAGATGGTGGGATCGGTTTGGCGGGATGCATGTGTGCGATCTCGTGACCTGCAAAGCGGACGGCCGGGAGTTAGTGCTCGTGCACATGCAAGTGAGCTTCAAGACACACGTAATGCCTTGGGATAGCAGGGGGGGGGGAGACACTTTGTCTGGACAACTATTGTCATAGTAATAGGTCAAAGATCAATAAATGGCTTTGTTACTTAAGATAAATAGGTATTGACAAGCGTTCCTGGCGAGCATATACTCGAGCTATATTTACTCTAAAACCAAGATATCTAACAAGGAGGATAAAATGATGAGTAGGTTCTACCCCCCTTCTGAAAGGTTTCTTTGCGACCCTTTTGGTCCTCAGTCTGTGGCTGGGAGCAGGCTTCGTGTTCGGCGCACGTGCAGCGGGTGAAGATTTCTCGGGCGACGGGGGCAAGATAAGCATCCCTGACCCTAGAGAATCAATCCAGCAGCAGGTAGCTAGTAGGAAAGAGGTTGACCTGCAGGCAGTGGGAGGAGGCGGCGGTGGAGGCTACCCCTCGAGCAAGATCCTTAGTGGTGTGCCTGGCATCAGGCAAGTCTGTAGTAACTACTGTGGCCCAGCTGCTACACAGGAGATCCTGCGATACAAGGGTGTGAACGTAAGCCAATACACCATTGCTGATTGGGAGGGCACCGGTGCATGTGGCAGCAGTTCGGGCACATGTCTGGTACCCATACGTGACGTGCTCAACGACCACTTGCCCAATCTACCTTATGCTAATTACTATGTTGCCTATCACCTGGATGATGATACCATCAACGCCACCGCGCGAGACCTGGGCCGCGGGTGAAGTACGATATCGCGGGCCACAATCTGCCCGTCATGGTGCTGCTGGACCCCGATGGCAATGGGGAGGAGGATTCTTACCAACTACCTTCCTGGAAAGGCTATTATTCTACTGGCCATTACATCACCATCAACGGCTATGATGGGACATTTGACGGCACCGATGTCTCAGCTTCTCTATACTACAGGGATACGTTTCACATGTTACCAGACAACACAAAGCAGTTCAGCTATTACCTCCGGGGATTTGCCTACCTGATACGTTACAAGAATGGGGTTGGTAGCTGCTCATCGAATAATTATGACCTCATATGGTAGGTGACATTATGAACAGGTTAATCGTGATACTGATGGTGCTTGTGCTGGGGGCTGGGGCGCTGGCACCCAGCACAAGCATAGCTAAGAGCGCCCCATGTCAGGGGCGATCACCTGTATATCTCTAAGCTCCCAGGTGTACGACCTTCCTCAAAGTTTCCTTCGGTAGTCAAGCATATAGTAGAAGTGAGAAGAACTACTTGCGACCACGTAGTTCTATGGTCCAGTGTTAACAATTCGCATTTCTCGATATTTGGACCTTTTATTCT from Thermobaculum terrenum ATCC BAA-798 includes:
- a CDS encoding C39 family peptidase, with the translated sequence MFGARAAGEDFSGDGGKISIPDPRESIQQQVASRKEVDLQAVGGGGGGGYPSSKILSGVPGIRQVCSNYCGPAATQEILRYKGVNVSQYTIADWEGTGACGSSSGTCLVPIRDVLNDHLPNLPYANYYVAYHLDDDTINATARDLGRG
- a CDS encoding phosphoesterase produces the protein MRIWRWLLVACVVVVGAVASLWLLWPGQEKVLAWVNPSAGRYLEGAPLEVRAPQGTYEVRFEVDGRTVGVSDQRDPEGRFILCWHPEGALGGEHRFAAVAIRADGWEIGYDAARAEVVPRPGGHIPRFSHVYLIVFENRNLHDIIGNPKLPYLNSLAAHYGLAVNYYAVAHPSEPNYLALWSGSTQGVHNDLDYTFQAPHLGDELEASGRTWRVFAENVRVRDPRTGAPVCGRAPFYHDPDDEPGLYVRSHEPAISFADVSGDRSSCLQHITDFRSFDPSAASFELIVPNMCNDMHSCSEMHGDAWLRGWLPSHILNTPTWQRTNSVIFITWDEGTTPAHGGGQVPLIVISHRTPAGYESCRLYDHYALLRTIEQSWRLPCLGESCRARGLAEFFR